CGCGTGCGGGTCGTGCGTGTGCTGGGTGCGGCCCTCCTCGCTCTCCAGCATCGCCACACCCGGCTCGGCGTAGACCAGGCGGCGCAGGTCCGAACCGCCGTAGTCGGTGTCGATCTCGTACGTCCACCCGCGCGCGGGCGTCACCACCGTGCACCCGGCGCCCAGCAGAGCGCGCGCGACGGCTTGGTAAAGGGGTGTGAGCGTGGCCGGATGCCCGGTGGCGACGACCACGGTCTCCTTCCTGCGCGCCGCGAGCCCGATGCGCTCCCCCATCGCCTCCAGCGTGTCCAGAGTGATGTCGGGGTCGATCGTGTCGTCCCCGTAGATGTGCCGGGGATCGGGGTCGACCCCGCACCGCTCGACCATCATCTCCAGGACGCTCTGCTCCGTCCAAGACGACTTCAGCTGCAGGCCGAACTGGTAGTAGGGGTGCCCCGCCGCCATCCGACGGTAGTGCAGGAGATTGTTCTGCCGGGGCGTCGCGACCTCACCGGCGATCATCGTGCGGACGAGGTGGGCCCGCAGGTCCGTGCGGGTGGGCGCGGCCATCACTCGTCCGTCATCGGATCGAGCCCGTGCTCCGGGAAGACCGCCCGCCGCGTCGCCAGCACCGCCTGATCGACCGGATTCGCCGGGTCGTAGCCGTTCTCCCACCTGTGCACCTCCACCACGTCGGTCCCGTCCGTCATCCGGCGCGGGGCGATCTCCTCGGTCCGCCGCCGGACGAACTCGCGCCAGTCGTCCGGCGTCGCCGTATCCGGCGGGATCGGCCCGCCCGCGGCCTCGGCGAGCAGATGCGTCCACGTGCGCGGGACGACCTGCACCAGCTCGTAGCCGCCGCCCCCGGTCACCACCCAGCGCCCGCCGGCCGTCTCGTGCGCCAGCCGGTGCAGCGCCGCCGCCACCGTCCGCTGCCCGTCCACGGTCAGGGTCAGGTGGGCCAGCGGGTCGAGGGCATGGGCGTCGGCGCCGTGCTGGGTCACCAGCACCTGCGGCCGGAACCGGCGCAGCAGCGGCGGCACGACCGCCTCGAACGCCCGCAGCCACAGCGCGTCCCCGGTGCCGGGCGGCAGCGCCACGTTCACCGCCGTGCCCGCCGCGCCCGTCTCGTTCGGGAAGCCGGTGCCGGGGAACAGCGTGCGCGGCGTCTCGTGCAGGCTGACCGTCAGCACCCGCGGATCATCGGCGAACGCGGCCTGCACCCCGTCGCCGTGATGGACGTCCACGTCCACATAGGCGACGCGCTCGGCGCCCCGCTCCAGCAGCCACGCGATCGCGACCGCCGGATCGTTGTAGACGCAGAACCCGCTCGCCGCCCCCGGCAACGCGTGGTGCAGCCCACCGGCGATGTTCGCCGCGTGCTCGGCGCGTCCCGTCCACACCGCCTCCGCCGCCGCGACCGACGCGCCCGTGACCAAGGCGGACGCCTCGTGCATGCCGAGGAAGACCGGATTGTCGTCGGTGCCGAGCCCGTACCGCGGCTCCGGCAGGCCGGTCGCGCCCGAATGCCGCACGGCCGCGATGTAGGACTCCTCGTGCACCAGCCGCAGCAGCGCCTCGTCCGCCGGTTCCGGCGCGACGACCCGCACGTTCGGACGGTCGAGGACGCCCAGCTCGCGCGCGAGCCGCATCGTCAACTCCACGCGGACGGGATTCATCGGGTGCCCGGGCCCGAAATCGTAGGAGGTGAGCCGCTCGTCCCAGAGGATCTCGAGCCCGCACGGTCCGGGAGTGTCAGGGGCGGAACTGCTCATGACCTCACGCTATCGCGACGTGCCTATGGCCTGGCTCACACCCGAGCGCGATTCTGTTTCCGATGTGTGACGTGAACAACTGTCCCAATTTGGGCATATATCTACCTGACCGCAACCTGGGAGGACCGATGGATCCGAGCGTTCGCAGCCGCGTGATCAGCAACGCGCTCCGCCTCGGCGTCCATCCGTTCATGGACCGCATCCCCGGGCACGCCGGAAGCATCCGCACCGCGCGCTCCACCGTCGACGCCGCGTCCCTCCTGATGCGCCACACCCCCCGCGTCCGGTTCCACGCCCTCCAGGACCCGGGTGTCGAATCCGGCGAACCCCCCGTCACCGGCGAATGGGTCGTCGCCCGCGACGCCGAGGCCGCCCCCGGCGCGATCCTCTACCTGCACGGCGGCGGCTACGTGATCTGCTCGCCCCGGACGCACCGTTCGATCACCGCACGGCTCACCCTCGACACGAACCTCCCCGTCCTCGTCCCCCGCTACCGCCTCGCGCCCGAACACCCCTTCCCCGCACCCCTCGAAGACGCCGTCGCCGCCTACCGATGGCTGCTCGCCCGCGGCGTCCCCGCCGACGGCATCGTCCTCGCGGGCGACTCCGCCGGAGGACACCTCGCGGCGGCCCTCACGGGCGAGATCTGCCGCACCGGCCTGCCGTCCCCCGCGGGTGTCGTCCTCTTCTCGCCGTGGGTCGATCTCACCTGCGAACTCTCTGCACAAGCCCACGCGCGCGACCCCTACATCAGCGCGCGCTCCGCCCGCCGCGTGGCCCGCCTCGTCGTCGGCCCGAACGGCTTCGACGACCCCCGCGTGGCCCTCCTCACCTGCGCGTGGACGAACACGCCGCCCGTCCTGATCCAGGTGGGCGGCGCCGAGGTCCTGCTCCCCGAGGCCGAGGCCCTCGCCGAGGCCCTCACCGCCGCGGGCGCCGACTGCGAACTCCAGGTGTGGAACGGCCAGATGCACGTCTTCCAGCTCCTGAACCGGGTCCTCCCGGAGGCGAGCGCCGCCATGCGCGACACGGCCCGTTTCATCACCGCGGTGACCGAGCCCGCCCGCACGAAGTCAGCCGCCTGACCCCACGGGTTCGGCGTCCCGCTCCCGTTCCCGCCCGGCGAGCACGAACCCGGCCACCGCGGCCACCGTCGCGATCCCCTCTCCCACGAGACTGAGCCACTTCTCCGTGTACCAGATCGGGTCGTACATGTCCGGCAGCGGCCCGAGCGCCCCCACCTCCACGTAGTGGTACAGCAGCAGCGCCCCCACCGCGCTCCCCGCCACCACGAAGCCCAGCGCGTACGCCCACCGGCTCCCGTACACCAGCACGATCACGGCCGCCACCCCCGCGACCGCCGCCTGCACCTGGAACAGCAGCTCCCCGGAGATCGAACCCCCCTGCACGTAAGCCATGTCCGGCGCGTAGATCCAGTGCACCACCGCGTCGACCACCAACCCGGCGGCCACGACCAAACGGATAACGAGTCCCATACCCCCATACACGAACGAACGCCCCGAAAGGCTCAACCCTCATCGTACAAATTTAAACTTCGCCCTCCCCGCACGCGCCCACAACCACCGCGTGCGGGAGGACACCCCCACCCAGCACACCCACAGACTGCACAACACACCACACGCGTGCCCGCATCACTCACCCGCGCGCACGACCGCCCACGCGAGCAGCCCCACACCCCACGCGGCCGGAGCGCGCCCAGCCCCCACATGCCGCGCAACACACGCCACACGCGTGCCCACGTCACACGCGTGCCCACGTCACACGCGCGCACGTCCGCACACGCAGCAACCTCATACGCCTTGCCCGGCCCCCACCCACGCGAGCAGCCGCCCACCCGGCGCGGCCGGAGCGCGCCCAGCCCCCCCAGACCGCGCAACACACGCCACACGCGTGCCCACGTCACCCGCGTGCCCACGTCACACGCGCGCACGTCCGCACACGCAGCAACCTCATACGCCTTGCCCGGCCCCCACCCACGCGAGCAGCCGCCCACCCGGCGCGGCCGGAGGGCGCCCGGCGCCCGTAGGCCGCGCAACACACGCCGCGCGAGCGTCCGGCACCGCGGGAAGGGGTCAGCCGCTTGCCAGTTCGCGGCCTCGGTTGCGGGCGGCCTCGATGGCTTCGAGGATGGCCGCGCGGACGCCGTGGCGTTCGAGTTCGCGGATCGCGGCGATGGTGGTGCCGCCGGGGGACGTGACGTTCTCGCGGAGGGTCACGGGGTGTTCGCCGGAGTCGCGGAGCATGACGGCGGCGCCGACGGCCGACTGGACGACCATCTCGAGGGCGGCGGCGCGGGGCATGCCGAGGAGGATGCCGGCGTCGACCATCGCCTCGACGAGGTAGTAGAAGTAGGCGGGGCCGCTGCCGGAGAGGGCGGTGGCGCCGTCCTGGAGGGACTCGGGGAGGCGCAGCACCTTGCCGACCGGGGTCAGCAGTTCCTCGGCCTTCCGCAGGTGGGTCTCGTCCGCGTGGGAGCCGGCGGAGACGACGCTCATGGCCTCGTCCACCAGGACGGGCGTGTTCGGCATGACGCGGACGACCGGGACGCCCTCGGGGAGCCGGTCCTCGATGAAGGCGGTCGTGATGCCCGCGGCGACCGAGATGACGAGGCCGCCGGACGGGACGTGCGGGCCGATCTCGTCGAGGAGGGTGCCCATGTCCTGGGGTTTGACCGCGAGGACGAGCGTGTCGGCCTTCGCGGCGGCCTCCCGGTTCGAGACGACCTCGACGCCGTAGCGTTCGCGCAGCAGCGCTCCGCGTTCCTCGCTGCGTTCGGCCACGAGCAGGTCGGAGGGGCGGCGGCCGGCGCGCAGCACTCCCGAGAGGAGGGCTTCGCCCATCTTCCCGGCACCCAGAATCGCGATCATTTCTCCACCTTATCGGCGGTCAGGAGGCGCCGACGAGGGAGCGCACGACGAGCCGGAGGTTGGCGGGCTTCTCGGCGAGGCGGCGCATGAAGTACTCGTACCAGTCGTGGCCGTAGGCGACGTACACGCGGACCTGCGCGCCGGAGGCGGCGAGGCGGCGCTGTTCCTGGGGGCGGACGCCGTACAGCATCTGGTACTCGAAGGTGTCGGCGTCCCGGGAGTGCAGGAGGGTGAGGGCTTCGGCGATGTCGATGAGGCGGGGGTCGTGGGTGGCGAGCATCGGGTAGCCCTTGCCTGCCATGAGGACCTTCATGCAGCGGACGAAGGACTTGTCGACGTCGTCCTTCTCGGTGAAGGCGATCGCCTCGGGGGCGGCGTAGGCGCCCTTGCACAGGCGGACGCGCGACCCCTCGTACGCGAGGTCCGCGCAGTACTCTTCCGCGCGACGCAGGTACGCCTGGACGACCGCGCCCACGGTGGGGTGGTCGCGGCGTAGTTCGTGGACGGTTCGCAGGGTGGAGTCGACCGTCTCGTGTTCTTCCATGTCGAGGGTGACGGTGGTCCCCGCGGAGGCGGCGGCGTCGCAGATGCGGCGGGCGTTGTCGAGGGCGAGGTCTTCGTCGAGGGCCTGCCCGACGGCGGTCAGCTTCACGGATGCTTCCGCGCGCGCGCCGAGCCCCTCTTCGCCGAGACGGTCGAGGAGCTCGATGTACTTGACGGTGTTCGTCTCGGCGCGTCCCTTGTCGTGGACGTCTTCGCCGAGGACGTCGAGGGTGACGAGGAGGCCCTCGCCGGTGAGCCGCCCGGTGACGCGGGCGGCGTCGGCGGCGGTCTCGCCGGCGATGAACCGGCGGGCGACGTCGCGGGTGAACGGGGCGGTCTCGACGATCCGGCGCGCGCCACCGGAGTGCGACGCGGCCAGCAACGCCCGGCGGATCACTGGTCACCTCTTTCGGGCGGGCGCCCGGCGCGCCCCCTCACCGACCAGGTTACGAGACGGCGCCGAGGTTGTTCCCGCCGCCGTACCGTTCGACGTACTGGGCCATCTCGGCGCTCTTCACCGCCTCGAACAGGACTTTCGCCTTCTGCGGGTCGAGGAAGACGACGCTCTGCTTCTGCACCATGCCGGTGCCCTTGTGCGGCGTCGTAAGGAACGTCACGTCCGAGACCCGCACGTTGCGCATGCTGAGCGCGAGGGACCGCAGGTCGCCGCCGGACAGGCCCTCGTCCACGCTGATCGACTTGGTGAGCGCGGACATGAACCTGTCGAGTTTGAGCGGGTTCGTCAGGGTTCCGCTGTCGGCGGCCTTCTTGGCGAGGGCGCGCAGCAGCGCCTGCTGCCGCTTCATCCGGTCGAAGTCGCCGTTCGGCAGGTTGTAGCGCTGCCGGACGAACAGCAGCGCCTCCTCGCCGTTCAGCTCCTGCTTTCCGGCCTGCCAGTTCACCTTCCGGGCGGGGTCGTACACGCTCTTCTTGATGTTGACGGTGACGCCGCCGAGCGCGTCCACCATCGACTCGAACCCGGCGAAGTCGATCGCGCCGTAGTGGTCGATCCGGACGCCCGTCAGGCCCTCGATCGTCTGGATCAGCAGCTTCGGGCCGCCGTAGGAGAACGCGGCGTTGATCTTCTGCCTGCCGTAGCCGGGGACCTCCACCCACGAGTCGCGCGGGAAGGAGATCAGGTACGCCTTCTTACGGTCGGCGGGCATGTGCATCAGCATGATCGTGTCGGTGCGCTGCTGCCCGGGCTTCCACGCGTCGTTGCCCTCGCCGGTCGTCTGCGTCTCCGACCGCCGGTCCGACCCGACGAGCAGCCAGTTCTCGGTGCCCGCGACGTTGGGGCCCGGCCGGTCGGCGTCCGGCATGACGTCCTGGATGCGGTCGATGTTGCCGTTGTAGGACGACTGCCGCTGCCACACCAGGCCGCCGAGCCCGGCGACGATCAGCGCGACGAACACGCCGACGGCGATCAGCACGCGCGGCCAGCGCCGCTTGCGGAGCTTCTCGGCGCCCTCCGCGGATCCCCAGAAGGCGTCGTTCTCCTCGCCGCCGCCCGGGCCGCCCGGCGCCGGCCCGTCCTGCGGGCGCGGGCCGTCGGGGTTCGGGGACGCCGGGGTGCCGGGCACATCCTGGGGGGTCATGACGGGAGAAGTTACCAGTCCGGACGGGGCGAGAAGGGGCACTTGAGGCCAAGTGTCCGGTTCGATCGGACGGCTCAGGGGGTGCGGCGGCGCAGGGTGACCGCGCCCAGCAGCAGCGCGGCGAGCGTGAACGCGGCGACGACGGCGATGTCGACGGCCAGGGCGCCGGTGAACTCGCCTTCGCCCGCGATCTCCCGCATGCCCTCGACCGCGTACGTCAGCGGCAGCACCGCCGAGATCGCCTCCAGCCAGGACGCCATCTGCTCGCGCGGCATGATCAGCCCGCACAGCAGCACCTGCGGCAGGACGAGCGCGGGCATGAACTGCACGGCCTGGAACTCCGTCCGCGCGAACGCGCTGGCGAACAGGCCGAGCGCCATGCCGAGCAGCGCGTCCAGCACGGCGACGAGGACCAGCGAGCCGAGCGAGCCGGTGAGGTCGAGGCCGAGCCAGGTCAGCGAGATCGCCAGCACCGCCCCGACCTGGACGAGCGCGACGAGCCCGAACGCGAGCGCGTAGCCGAGCAGCAGGTCGAGCTTCCCGGCGGGCATGGTCATCAGCCGTTCGAGGGTGCCGCTCGTCCGTTCCCGCAGGGTGGCGACGCTCGTCACCACGAACATGATCGTGAACGGGAACAGGCCGAGCAGCATCGGGCCGACCCGGTCGAACAGCTCCGGACGGTCGAACACGAACCGCAGCAGGATCATCAGGACGGACGGGACGAGGACGAGCAGCGCGATCGTGCGGCGGTCGTGGCGGAGCTGCGCGAGGATGCGGCGGGTCGTGGCCAGCGTGATCGCGGGGTTCACGCCGCACTCCCGGAGGTCTCGGCGATCAGGTGCAGGAAGGCCGCTTCGAGGTCGTCGACGCCCGTGCGCGCGCGCAGCCCGTCCGGGGTGCCGTCGGCGAGGATCCGCCCCTCGCGCATCAGCAGGAGACGGTCGGTGCGGGTGGCCTCGTCCATCACGTGGCTGGACACCAGCAGCGTCACGCCCCGGTCGGCCAGCCCCCGGAACAGCTCCCACAGTTCCTGCCGCAGCACGGGGTCGAGGCCGACGGTCGGCTCGTCCAGGACGAGCAGGTCCGGGGAGCCGAGCAGCGCGACGGCGAGGTTGGCGCGGCCGAGCTGCCCGCCGGACAGCGTCGCGACGACCTGGTCGCGGCCGGCCTCCAGCCCGACCTCCCGGACGACCCGGTCGACGTCCGAGCGCGGTGCCCGCAGCACGGACGCGAAGTAGCGCAGGTTCTCGGCGACGGTGAGGTCCGCGTACACGGCGGGCCGCTGCGTCGCGTACCCGACGCGCCGCCGCAGCCCCGGCGATCCGGCCGGTTCGCCGAGGACGGTCACCTCGCCGCTCCGGACGATCTGCACGCCGACGAGCGCGCGCAGCAGCGTCGTCTTGCCGCATCCGCTGGGGCCGAGCAGCCCCACCACGGACCCCGGCGGCACGTCGAACGTGAGCCCGTGCAGGACGTCCCGGCCGCCGCGCGCGACCCGCAGGTCCCGCACGCTCACCGCGGGAGAAGAACTCATCATGTGTTGAATTTAAGTCCGCGCGAGGGCCCGGTCAAGGGTCATCGGAAGGCTCAGCCCAAGTAGCTCTGCAGGACGGGCGCGACCAGCTCGACCAGCTCGTCCTCGGACGCGGACGCGAGCGGCTCGACCCGCACCACGTACCGCAGGATCATCAGGCCGATCATCTGCCCGGCCGCCGCCTGGAGCCGCAGCTGCGGGACGTCCGTGGCGGCGCCCGCGCGGGCGAACAGGGCGCTGCCGATGAACTCGCGCAGCAGCGCCGCGGCGCGCTCGTTCGTCATCGCCGAACGCAGCATGGCGAGGAGGGGCGGGCGACGGCCGGGGTCCTCCCACACGCCGAGGAACACGCGCGCGATCGTCTCGCCGCGCCGCTCCCGTGGCGCCGCCAGGATGTGCGGCAGCAGCACGGACGGGTCGATCGGGAAGCGCATCGCCTCGACGAACACGCCCTCCTTGTTGCCGAAGAAGTGGTGGACGAGCGCGGGGTCGACGCCCGCGGCCCGCGCGATCGCCCGCAGCGACGCCCCGTCGTAGCCCTTCTCGGCGAACAGCTCGCGCGCCGCGCCGAGGATCGCCTCGCGCGTCTCCGTCTGCCCCGGACGCCTGCCGGGACCGCGCGAGGCGCGCGCGCCGGCCGTCCCGTGCGCGGACGTCACCGGGTGCTCCGGCGGCTGACCTCGCCGCCGGAGGTGACCTCCCAGGTGCGGTCGGCGGCGGCGAGGTGGAGCCGGGCGAAGGCGAGCGCCTCGGCCAGGTCCTCGACGCGCTCGGCCCGGTTGGACGCGCGCCGCGTGTTGACCTCGAGCACGATGTGGCCGCGGAAGCCGGTCTCGGCGAGCGTCTCCAGCATCGGGCCGCACGGCTGCGAGCCGCGGCCCGGGACGAGGTGCTCGTCCTTGTTCGTGACGCCGACCCCGTCCGCGAGGTGGATGTGGCGGAGCCGGTCGCCGAGCTGCCCCGCCATGTCGAGCGCGTCCGAACCGGACACCGCCGTATGCGAAAGGTCGAGCGTGACGAACGGGTAATCCTGGTCGATCGGGTTCCAGTCGGGCAGGTACATGCCGGCCTCGGCGCCGCGCGCCTTCAGCGGGAACATGTTCTCGACCGCGAACAGGACGTCCGTCTCGTCCTGCATGCGGGCGAGGCCGCCGACGAAGTCGCGGGCGTAGTCGCGCTGCCAGCGGAACGGCGGGTGCACGACCACGACGTCGGCGCCCAGTTCCTCCGCGACCTCCTTGGACCGCACCAGCTTGCCCCACGGCTCGCGCCCCCACACCCGCTGGGTGAGCAGCAGGCAGGGCGCGTGGATCGACTTGATCGGGACCTGGTGGTAGTCGGAGAGGCGCCGCAGGACGTTGAGGTCCTGCGAGGAGGCGTCCGTCGAGACCATCACCTCGACGCCGTCGTAGCCGAGCAGCGCCGCGATCTCGAAGGCACTCGGCACCTTCTCGGGATAGACCGACGCCGTGGACAGCGTGATCGGGGCATCGGGCACCCGAAGTGCCGGAGAGAAGGCGCCGTTGTGCTGCGGGGTCAAGGCTTCCTCGCCACAGTGATCGCTCGGCAGTGTTCTACGGAAAGACTATGCGCCCGCGGCCGCGATGAAACCCTCGCCCCGAGTGATCCGGGCCGCGTCCCGTCCCGTCCGGCTACGCTCTGTTCCCGTGGCCGAGATCGCTCCGGGCGCCGTGCCGAGCCCCAACATCTGGAACTCCCCGCAGGTCTACGAGCTGGAGAACCGCGCGGTCGACCCCGACGGCGTCCTTCCCGCTGCCATGCGCGCGATCCGCCCGTGGACCGGCGCCACCGTCCTCGACGTCGGCTGCGGCACCGGCTACCACCTGCCGTTCTTCGCCGCGGAGGCCGCCCGGGTGGTCGGCGTGGAGCCGCACGCGGGCCTCGCCGCGGCCGCCGCGCGCCGCACGCGGGACGAACCGAACGTCACCGTCCGTGTCGGCGCGGCGCAGTCGCTGCCGCTCCCGGACGCGTCGGTCGACGTCGTCCACGCGCGCTGGGCGTACTTCTTCGGGCCCGGCTGCGAGCCGGGGCTCGCCGAACTGGACCGGGTCGTCCGGCGCGGCGGCGCGATCTTCATCATCGACAACGACGCGACCCGCTCGACGTTCGGCCGCTGGTTCCGCCGCGGCCTGCCGAAGTACGACCCGGACGCGGTCGAACGGTTCTGGACGCGCCGCGGGTTCGCCCGCGAACCGCTGACGATCCACTGGCGTTTCGAGGACCGCCGCGATCTGGCCGCCGTCCTGCACATCGAGTTCCCGCCGGATCTCGCGGCCGACGCGCTGCGCGAGCACGAGGGACTCGAAGTCGACTACGCGGTCAATCTATGGTGGCGTTGCCCGTGAGTTACTGACTAGTCGGTCACATTCGAGGGCCGGACCCTGGCCCTACTGGACCACCTGTACAACAATCGGCGCAGCCGTTCGCGCCGCCCCGCCCGGCGTGCGCGACCTGAGGGAACGGGAGGAACCGGCCATGGGCCGAGTCGCCACGACCAGCCGCACCATCCTGACCGCCACCGCGCTCGGCGCGGCGGGGGCCGGCGCCGGGCTGGCCGCCCAGCGCCGCGCCGTCCGCCGCCTC
The nucleotide sequence above comes from Actinomadura algeriensis. Encoded proteins:
- a CDS encoding phosphatase → MAAPTRTDLRAHLVRTMIAGEVATPRQNNLLHYRRMAAGHPYYQFGLQLKSSWTEQSVLEMMVERCGVDPDPRHIYGDDTIDPDITLDTLEAMGERIGLAARRKETVVVATGHPATLTPLYQAVARALLGAGCTVVTPARGWTYEIDTDYGGSDLRRLVYAEPGVAMLESEEGRTQHTHDPHAMEAMLRELAADSAPDGAVDRKPELWPDLAIADHGWAGAAGQAGIDTVGFADCNDPALFAGAAEGAIDVVVPLDDGVNPHHYTPLTAYILGHAGLHPAD
- a CDS encoding acetoin utilization protein AcuC; its protein translation is MSSSAPDTPGPCGLEILWDERLTSYDFGPGHPMNPVRVELTMRLARELGVLDRPNVRVVAPEPADEALLRLVHEESYIAAVRHSGATGLPEPRYGLGTDDNPVFLGMHEASALVTGASVAAAEAVWTGRAEHAANIAGGLHHALPGAASGFCVYNDPAVAIAWLLERGAERVAYVDVDVHHGDGVQAAFADDPRVLTVSLHETPRTLFPGTGFPNETGAAGTAVNVALPPGTGDALWLRAFEAVVPPLLRRFRPQVLVTQHGADAHALDPLAHLTLTVDGQRTVAAALHRLAHETAGGRWVVTGGGGYELVQVVPRTWTHLLAEAAGGPIPPDTATPDDWREFVRRRTEEIAPRRMTDGTDVVEVHRWENGYDPANPVDQAVLATRRAVFPEHGLDPMTDE
- a CDS encoding alpha/beta hydrolase, producing MDPSVRSRVISNALRLGVHPFMDRIPGHAGSIRTARSTVDAASLLMRHTPRVRFHALQDPGVESGEPPVTGEWVVARDAEAAPGAILYLHGGGYVICSPRTHRSITARLTLDTNLPVLVPRYRLAPEHPFPAPLEDAVAAYRWLLARGVPADGIVLAGDSAGGHLAAALTGEICRTGLPSPAGVVLFSPWVDLTCELSAQAHARDPYISARSARRVARLVVGPNGFDDPRVALLTCAWTNTPPVLIQVGGAEVLLPEAEALAEALTAAGADCELQVWNGQMHVFQLLNRVLPEASAAMRDTARFITAVTEPARTKSAA
- the proC gene encoding pyrroline-5-carboxylate reductase, with the protein product MIAILGAGKMGEALLSGVLRAGRRPSDLLVAERSEERGALLRERYGVEVVSNREAAAKADTLVLAVKPQDMGTLLDEIGPHVPSGGLVISVAAGITTAFIEDRLPEGVPVVRVMPNTPVLVDEAMSVVSAGSHADETHLRKAEELLTPVGKVLRLPESLQDGATALSGSGPAYFYYLVEAMVDAGILLGMPRAAALEMVVQSAVGAAVMLRDSGEHPVTLRENVTSPGGTTIAAIRELERHGVRAAILEAIEAARNRGRELASG
- a CDS encoding proline dehydrogenase family protein; this encodes MIRRALLAASHSGGARRIVETAPFTRDVARRFIAGETAADAARVTGRLTGEGLLVTLDVLGEDVHDKGRAETNTVKYIELLDRLGEEGLGARAEASVKLTAVGQALDEDLALDNARRICDAAASAGTTVTLDMEEHETVDSTLRTVHELRRDHPTVGAVVQAYLRRAEEYCADLAYEGSRVRLCKGAYAAPEAIAFTEKDDVDKSFVRCMKVLMAGKGYPMLATHDPRLIDIAEALTLLHSRDADTFEYQMLYGVRPQEQRRLAASGAQVRVYVAYGHDWYEYFMRRLAEKPANLRLVVRSLVGAS
- a CDS encoding LCP family protein is translated as MTPQDVPGTPASPNPDGPRPQDGPAPGGPGGGEENDAFWGSAEGAEKLRKRRWPRVLIAVGVFVALIVAGLGGLVWQRQSSYNGNIDRIQDVMPDADRPGPNVAGTENWLLVGSDRRSETQTTGEGNDAWKPGQQRTDTIMLMHMPADRKKAYLISFPRDSWVEVPGYGRQKINAAFSYGGPKLLIQTIEGLTGVRIDHYGAIDFAGFESMVDALGGVTVNIKKSVYDPARKVNWQAGKQELNGEEALLFVRQRYNLPNGDFDRMKRQQALLRALAKKAADSGTLTNPLKLDRFMSALTKSISVDEGLSGGDLRSLALSMRNVRVSDVTFLTTPHKGTGMVQKQSVVFLDPQKAKVLFEAVKSAEMAQYVERYGGGNNLGAVS
- a CDS encoding ABC transporter permease, with protein sequence MNPAITLATTRRILAQLRHDRRTIALLVLVPSVLMILLRFVFDRPELFDRVGPMLLGLFPFTIMFVVTSVATLRERTSGTLERLMTMPAGKLDLLLGYALAFGLVALVQVGAVLAISLTWLGLDLTGSLGSLVLVAVLDALLGMALGLFASAFARTEFQAVQFMPALVLPQVLLCGLIMPREQMASWLEAISAVLPLTYAVEGMREIAGEGEFTGALAVDIAVVAAFTLAALLLGAVTLRRRTP
- a CDS encoding ABC transporter ATP-binding protein, producing MMSSSPAVSVRDLRVARGGRDVLHGLTFDVPPGSVVGLLGPSGCGKTTLLRALVGVQIVRSGEVTVLGEPAGSPGLRRRVGYATQRPAVYADLTVAENLRYFASVLRAPRSDVDRVVREVGLEAGRDQVVATLSGGQLGRANLAVALLGSPDLLVLDEPTVGLDPVLRQELWELFRGLADRGVTLLVSSHVMDEATRTDRLLLMREGRILADGTPDGLRARTGVDDLEAAFLHLIAETSGSAA
- a CDS encoding TetR/AcrR family transcriptional regulator, with the protein product MTSAHGTAGARASRGPGRRPGQTETREAILGAARELFAEKGYDGASLRAIARAAGVDPALVHHFFGNKEGVFVEAMRFPIDPSVLLPHILAAPRERRGETIARVFLGVWEDPGRRPPLLAMLRSAMTNERAAALLREFIGSALFARAGAATDVPQLRLQAAAGQMIGLMILRYVVRVEPLASASEDELVELVAPVLQSYLG
- a CDS encoding sugar phosphate isomerase/epimerase family protein; the protein is MTPQHNGAFSPALRVPDAPITLSTASVYPEKVPSAFEIAALLGYDGVEVMVSTDASSQDLNVLRRLSDYHQVPIKSIHAPCLLLTQRVWGREPWGKLVRSKEVAEELGADVVVVHPPFRWQRDYARDFVGGLARMQDETDVLFAVENMFPLKARGAEAGMYLPDWNPIDQDYPFVTLDLSHTAVSGSDALDMAGQLGDRLRHIHLADGVGVTNKDEHLVPGRGSQPCGPMLETLAETGFRGHIVLEVNTRRASNRAERVEDLAEALAFARLHLAAADRTWEVTSGGEVSRRSTR
- a CDS encoding class I SAM-dependent methyltransferase → MAEIAPGAVPSPNIWNSPQVYELENRAVDPDGVLPAAMRAIRPWTGATVLDVGCGTGYHLPFFAAEAARVVGVEPHAGLAAAAARRTRDEPNVTVRVGAAQSLPLPDASVDVVHARWAYFFGPGCEPGLAELDRVVRRGGAIFIIDNDATRSTFGRWFRRGLPKYDPDAVERFWTRRGFAREPLTIHWRFEDRRDLAAVLHIEFPPDLAADALREHEGLEVDYAVNLWWRCP